Part of the Sinomonas atrocyanea genome is shown below.
GCTCGACGAGCGGGGCCGGGCGACCCAGGAGATCATCGGCGTGGGCCGCCGGCCGCACGACGACGGCAACGACCGGCCGCTGCTCGAGCACTTCATCGTCGGCGGCGAGCTCAAGCCGGGGTGGACGGGCCACGAGGGTGTTTCCCGGGCCAGGGAGCGGCACGCGGCGTCCCTCGCCGAGCTGCCGTCGTCCGTCCAGCGCATGCACCGCGGCGAGGCGGCGATCCCCACGGTCTACGAGGAGTCCAGACCCGTCTGAAAGTCACCTCCTGAAAGTCACCTCCTGAAAGTCACCTCCTGAAAGTCACCTCCTGGGAGTCACCTTCTGGGAGTCACCTTCTGGGAGTCGCCTTCTGAAGGTCACCTTCTGAAAGTCACCTTCTGAAAGTCACCTTCCGGGAGTTAGGCCGCGGCCGAGGCGAGGTGGGCTCGTATCCTGCGGAGGACGGCCCGGAAGTCATCCCTGAGGTCCTCGACGCGGACGAGGATGATCGTCCATCCTGCTTCGCGGAAGGCGCGGTCGCGCAGAGCATCGCGAAGCCGCTGGGCCTCATCGTTGTGGTGGGCGCCTTCATACTGGATGACCAGCTTGAGATGCCGGTAGCCCATGTCTCCGGACGGCGCGTAGGGGTCGAGGGGCCAGAGGGAAATCTGCAGCTCGGGCTCCGGCAGGCCAGCGGCGATGATCGCCTGGCGGAGCAGCGACTCCGGCACAGAGTCAGCGCCCACGCGAAGGTGCTCGAGTGCTGACCGCGCAAGGCCCACGCCCTTCATCCAGACATGGGCGTCCAGCAGCTCCCTGAGGTCCGCCATCGAGGCCAGGGGCTGGTCGCGCCCATTCTCGAGCTCGGGTCTGGGACGGCGGATGAGCTGGTCACCCAGCGCAATGCGGAACTCCTCCCCCAGCTCGACGGCGAGGTCCAGCCAGGTCCGTGCCGGTGTGGTCATGAGGAGGCCCTCAACGTGGTGGAGCTCCCCGGGCCGGATCCGGGTGTGGTGGCCGACAACGCCCGCGCGGCGAACCCGCGCGAGATGTGCGGGCCTGCTCAGGTGGATCCTGTCGTGGTCATCGACCCACGGCGGCAGGAACATCCCCTGCAGCGACGCAGCGGTGCGGTGGGAGATCCAAGCGTCTTCCGTCACCGCAAGATGGACCTCGGCGCGTTCCGGCAGTGTCGATGCGCATCCGGTCGGAACGTAGATGCCGCGGCTCCAGCGCTCGAGATCCTGGGCACGAAGCCTGCTGACGCTGACGCCAGCTTCCCGGGCGTCTCGATAGGTGAAGGCCCGATCCCGAAAGTCTTCTGGAAGCTCTCCGCGTGTGCTCACCCGGCCAGTCTGCTGGACATCCCCTCGGGCCCGACCAGGTTATCCACAGCAACCCGCAGGACGTGACCTTCAGAAGCTGACCTTCAGAAGGTGCCTTTCAGAAGATCGGGGGTCAAGCCAGGGCAATGCCCGATCCCTTGAGTTCCTCGTACGTCGGCCCGAGGTCGTCGGCGATGCCGGCACACAGCCCGGTGAGCACGCGGGTCGCGTAGCCGGACCGCGCGGCGTCGAGCGCCGTGGCCCGCACGCAGTAGTCCGTCGCGATGCCCGCGACATCGACGGCGCCGATGCGGTGCTCGCGCAGCCAGTCGTCCAGGGTCGCCGAGTCGCCCGTGTCCCCGGCGGCGTCCCCGTACTGGGCGAGATGTCCCTCGAAACCGGAATAGGCGGCGGTGTACTGGCCCTTGCGGAACATCGCATCGACTTCTGCGACGTCCAGATTCCTGTGGAACTCGGCCCCGGGGCTCCCCGCCACGCAGTGCGGCGGCCACGAGTCGACGAAGTCCGGGTGGTCGGAGAAATGGTGGCCGGGGTCGACGTGCCAGTCCTGGGTCGTCACCACGGCGTCGTAGTCGGAAGCATGCTCAGCGAGGAACGCGGTGATCCGCGAGGCGGCGGCCGCTCCGCCGTCCACCGCAAGGGATCCCCTTCGCAGAAGTCGTTCTGGACATCGACGATCACGAGTGCTCGAGGTGTGGCCATGGCACCATTGTGGCCCTTCAGCGCGCTCGGAGACCCGCAGGACGTGGCCTACAGAAGCTTCTCCAGGAGGTGACACCCAGAAGCTGACGTTCAGGAGGTGACCTTCAGGAGGTGACCTTCAGGAGGTGACCTTCAGGAGGTGACCTTCAGGAGGTGACCTTCAGGAGCTGACACTCAGAGGGTGAGCTGGCGGGCCGGCGGGCGGCGGGAATCAGGCGCGGCCCACGAACCAGTCGGCCAGCTTGGACAGCCGCGCCCTGAGCTGAGCCTCGTCCGCCTGGGCCACGGCCGGGCCGCCGCACAGCTCGCGCAGCTTGTTGTGCACCACGCCGTGCGGGGTGCCGGTCCGCGCGCTCCACGCGGAGACGTTCTTGGCGAGCTCGTTGCGCAGGTCCATGAGGCGGCGGTGGTCCGGCACGCCGGCCAGGGAGGACGTGGGGCGGGAGCCGCGCCGGGACACCTGCTCCTGCTGCCGCTGGCGCAGGAGCGTGGCGACCTGGTCGGCGTCGAGCAGTCCCGGGATGCCGAGGAAGTCGAGCTCGTCGTCGGAGCCGACGTCTCCGCCCATCCCGAACTCGCCGCCGTCGAAGAGCACCTTGTCGAACGCGGCCTGGGACTCGAGCGCCTCGTACTTGCCCTTCACGAGGGTGTCCGAGGCCTTCTCCTCCCGGTTGGCCTCGTCCATGAGGGACTCTTCGAGGTCCATCAGCCCGTCCTCGCCGCTCGAGGGGCGGTCGAGGGCGTGGTCCCGCTCGGCCTCCATCGAGTTGGCGAGCGCCATGAGCTGCGGCACGGAGGGCAGGAAGACCGACGCCGTCTCCCCCCGCCGCCTGGCGCGGACGAAGCGTCCCACGGCCTGCGCGAAGAAGAGCGGGGTGGAGGTCGAGGTCGCGTAGACGCCGACGGCGAGGCGCGGCACGTCCACGCCCTCGGACACCATGCGCACCGCGACCATCCAGCGCTGCGTGCCGGCGGAGAACTCCTCGATTTTCCCGGAGGCCTTCGCATCGTCGGAGAGGATGACCGAGGGCGACTCGCCGGTGATCTTCTTCAGGAGGCCCGCGTAGGCCCGGGCGTCCTCGTGGTCCGTGGCGATGACGAGGCCGCCGGCGTCGGGGACGGTGCGGCGCACCTCGGTGAGCCGGCGGTCGGCGCCGGCGAGGACGGCGGGGATCCACTCCCCCTGCGGGTTGAGCGCGGTCCGCCACGCCTGGGCCGTGACGTCCTTCGTCACCGCTGCCTCGCCGAGGGAGGCCGCCATCTCCTCGCCCGCGCTCGTGCGCCAGCGCATCTGGCCCGAGTACGCCATGAAGATGACCGGACGCACCACGTGGTCCCGCAGGGCCTGCCCGTAGCCGTACGTGTAGTCCGCCTTCGAGCGGCGGATGCCGTCCTTGTCCTCGGCGTACTCGACGAACGGGATGGGCGACGTGTCGGAGCGGAACGGCGTTCCGGTCAGGGCCAGGCGCCGTACCGCTGGGTCGAAGGCCTCGCGGAGCCCGTCGCCCCACGAGAGCGACTCGCCGCCGTGGTGGATCTCGTCGAGGATCACGAGGGTGCGCGCGGCCTCGGTCTTCGCCCGGTGCAGGAGCGGCTTGCTGGCGACCTGGGCGTAGGTGACGGCGACGCCCATGAACCCGCGCCCGTGCTGGCCGTCGGCGTTCTTGAAGTTGGGGTCGATCGCGATCCCGATCCGGGCCGCCGCGTCCGCCCACTGCCGCTTGAGGTGGTCGGTGGGGGCGACGATCGTCACGCGGTTGATGAGTCCGCGCTCGATCAGCGTGGAGGCGACCCGCAGCGCGAAGGTGGTCTTTCCGGCGCCGGGGGTGGCCACGGCGAGGTAGTCGCGCGGGGCGAGCTCGAGGTACTTCTCCAGCGCCTCCTGCTGCCAGGCGCGCAGCTTGGGGGCGGTGCCCCAGGCGGCCCGCTCGGGGTATGCAGGGGGGAGGGCGGGAGAGGCCTGCGGGAGGGCGGGAGAGGCCTGCGGGAGGGCGGGAGAGGCCTGCGGGAGGGCGGGAGAGGCCTGCGGAAGCGCGGGCACACCGTGGGCGGCGGAAGCGGAGGCCGCGGGGCCGCCGTCGGACGTGGAGGATCCGGCGTTCGACGACGAGGGGTCACCGAAGAGCGTTTCCCTCACGCGAGGTCCTCGCCCGCCGCAGCGGCGGTCACGGCCGACGGCGCGGCGGACCGCACGCCGGCGAAGGCGGACAGGAAGGCGGACATCGTCAGCGCGGCGGCCAGCAGGGCGAAGACGCCGGGCCCGGGAACCGCCTCCGGGGTCAGCAGCAGCGAGTACAGCGTTCCAGCTCCGGCGGTTCCCATCACTCCACCGAGCATATCGGCCATCTGCAGCGAGGCCGAATTCCGCCCCCGGTCCGCGGCCTCGCTCAGGTCGAGGACGAGCACGGATGTCGTGGTCGTGGCGAGCCCCATCCCGCACCCCGCGAGGAGCCAGCCGAGGGCCAGGAGCCACGGCGCCGCGGCCACGGACACCACGCCCGCGATGGACCCGAGGCCCGCGGTGAGGACCACGGAGCCGAGCACGAGGAACGTCGGCTTGGCGAGCCAGCCGCGCGCCTGGACGAACGAGCCGATGGTCCATCCGAGGGCCCCGCCGGTGAGGGCGAGGCCCGCAACGGAGGGCTCGAGACCGTACGCGTCGACCAGCATGAGCGGAATGAACGCCTCGGCGCCGAAGAACGCGAGCGTCAGCAGGCCGCGCACCACCATGACGGCGGGCAGCCCCCTGGCCACGCGGGCCACCCCGCGCGGCATGAGCCGCGGCGCGGTCGCGAGGACCGCGGCGATGCCGCAGAGCACGACGGCCCCGAGCACCGGCGCCGGGACGGCGGCCCGCGCGGCGGGGTCGGCCCAGGACTGGGCGGCCCACTGCGCCGCCGCGACGCCCGCGGCGAGGAGG
Proteins encoded:
- a CDS encoding endonuclease domain-containing protein, whose protein sequence is MTEDAWISHRTAASLQGMFLPPWVDDHDRIHLSRPAHLARVRRAGVVGHHTRIRPGELHHVEGLLMTTPARTWLDLAVELGEEFRIALGDQLIRRPRPELENGRDQPLASMADLRELLDAHVWMKGVGLARSALEHLRVGADSVPESLLRQAIIAAGLPEPELQISLWPLDPYAPSGDMGYRHLKLVIQYEGAHHNDEAQRLRDALRDRAFREAGWTIILVRVEDLRDDFRAVLRRIRAHLASAAA
- a CDS encoding isochorismatase family protein; the protein is MDGGAAAASRITAFLAEHASDYDAVVTTQDWHVDPGHHFSDHPDFVDSWPPHCVAGSPGAEFHRNLDVAEVDAMFRKGQYTAAYSGFEGHLAQYGDAAGDTGDSATLDDWLREHRIGAVDVAGIATDYCVRATALDAARSGYATRVLTGLCAGIADDLGPTYEELKGSGIALA
- a CDS encoding DEAD/DEAH box helicase; this encodes MRETLFGDPSSSNAGSSTSDGGPAASASAAHGVPALPQASPALPQASPALPQASPALPQASPALPPAYPERAAWGTAPKLRAWQQEALEKYLELAPRDYLAVATPGAGKTTFALRVASTLIERGLINRVTIVAPTDHLKRQWADAAARIGIAIDPNFKNADGQHGRGFMGVAVTYAQVASKPLLHRAKTEAARTLVILDEIHHGGESLSWGDGLREAFDPAVRRLALTGTPFRSDTSPIPFVEYAEDKDGIRRSKADYTYGYGQALRDHVVRPVIFMAYSGQMRWRTSAGEEMAASLGEAAVTKDVTAQAWRTALNPQGEWIPAVLAGADRRLTEVRRTVPDAGGLVIATDHEDARAYAGLLKKITGESPSVILSDDAKASGKIEEFSAGTQRWMVAVRMVSEGVDVPRLAVGVYATSTSTPLFFAQAVGRFVRARRRGETASVFLPSVPQLMALANSMEAERDHALDRPSSGEDGLMDLEESLMDEANREEKASDTLVKGKYEALESQAAFDKVLFDGGEFGMGGDVGSDDELDFLGIPGLLDADQVATLLRQRQQEQVSRRGSRPTSSLAGVPDHRRLMDLRNELAKNVSAWSARTGTPHGVVHNKLRELCGGPAVAQADEAQLRARLSKLADWFVGRA
- a CDS encoding MFS transporter, translated to MTAPVGEGPHGAGGAASRPRGLMSPAYRGLVVGLLAIVTCSAFEAMAVTTAMPVVAADLGGERAYGLAFSLFLTASLAATAAAGPWCDRAGPRPSLLVGLVLMTGGLLLAGGAWDFGVFTVGRMVSGAGTGFMIVPLYVIIGQALPSALQPVLFSWFSAAWVLPSLVGPYISGLLAQHASWRWVFFGVAPIVIVAVVLIWPRVRGLGAPEETSLAPGEGRRRALLGVLLAAGVAAAQWAAQSWADPAARAAVPAPVLGAVVLCGIAAVLATAPRLMPRGVARVARGLPAVMVVRGLLTLAFFGAEAFIPLMLVDAYGLEPSVAGLALTGGALGWTIGSFVQARGWLAKPTFLVLGSVVLTAGLGSIAGVVSVAAAPWLLALGWLLAGCGMGLATTTTSVLVLDLSEAADRGRNSASLQMADMLGGVMGTAGAGTLYSLLLTPEAVPGPGVFALLAAALTMSAFLSAFAGVRSAAPSAVTAAAAGEDLA